Genomic segment of Mytilus edulis chromosome 12, xbMytEdul2.2, whole genome shotgun sequence:
TTTAACATTCGTTTACAAACAGTTCTTCGGTGGCGCTCGAATTAAACCAAATTATCATTCTTCAATAACGATATTGATTCGAATGCTTTGAAGTACAAAGAAAGTGACGTGATacatgtgacctacagaattagacttgtaataacatgagcaacgcGACGGgtgcacatgtggagcagaatctgataacccttccggatcacctgaaaTTAATGGTGGGTTTCCTGTTGCTAAGTATCtagtattctatgttgtgtcatgtgtacttttatttaaaaccgagaatagaaatagggaatgtgtcaaagggacaacaacccgaccatagagcagacaacaaaagaaatatatatactagttcagtgcctgtttgtcttgtttttaagccatggcgttgtcagtttattttcgatctattagtttgactgtctctttggtatcggTTGCCCCTCTTTTGAAGCAGTCATTATGTTTTTCATACATGCATGTATATCTACAACTGCAAGGCAGAATTATAtcaaaatgatttgaaaataaaaaaaacttttgttttctGGGTTCGCCTTGATAAGGAAATTTGAAAGCTAAAAATGTTAAATCCAAGTCTGTATAACTACCAAAACAAGGGAAGAGATAACATGAACCGTAAACATAGCAAtatattgttatgcatttacttttcttcattggctagagatatagggggaaggttgagatcttaaaaacatgtttaaccccgccgcatttttgcgcctgtcccaagttagtagcctctggcctatgttagtcttgtattatttttaactttggtttcttgtgtataattggGAGTTTAGTAAGACGTCCAatatcactgaaatagtatatatatttatttggggccagctgaaggaagacgtcgggtacgggaatttctcgctgcattgaagacctgttgttgaccttctgctgttgcctgttatatggtcgggttgttgtctctttggcacattccccatatccAATCGCAATTCTATCAAATTTATCAAAGGTAAACATTACCTGAGTTAACTGAAACCTTCATTTCACTATATTTTTAAACTTAATCAATGACAAATTTAAGAACtctatcaatcatgtcaataCAGAAGCACTGACTACTGTGCCTATTATATCCTGATGGGAGAAACTTCCACCAAAAGCCGTATCAACCCAGTGATGGAAAAAGAAAtcgcattttttttaaataattgcgTTCAAAGCTCGTATCTTGATTAATCTTCGGAAGGGCCAATCAAAGTCAAAGATCTATTGGCGtgtgtatgaaaaaataaaacattattatgATACCCACATTTATTGACAGAAAAAGCCAGATAAAACAGTTGAAGTATGTTATTCCAAAATACATTTATTCATACAGATTACTTAAAGTTTCAATTAGGGAAATTATAAATCCGTAGTATTTGGCATCCAAATTATCAATCCCTATGATGAAGACCTACCGAGATAcattgttagaaaatgttgtaagATAGAGAAAGAAAAGATAACTCATAGAAAATGATTTGCCataacagacaaaacaaagattttttgtATTAAATCCCTCTTAAATTATTCGAGAAATAACTCCATTGGCTTGCATCATCCGGAGTTACAACTTAAACATGCTGTACATGTTAGATGTTGTTTTTGTATCTTCTAATATTCAGTCGTCTTCCATGATATCTTCTACTATTCAGTCTTCTTCCATGATATCTTCTGCTATTCAGTCTTCTTCCATGATATCTTTTCCATTTTCTTGCTTTCATTTTCCTTGATTCTACacgataaaaagaaagaagaaaaatatcattcaaatattttcattttactattaattttcaaaaatagaacaaaatatgCTTTGAGTAGTAACCAGACATTTTATAACCATAGGTTCAATATactaaaaaagtaataaaactttCAAAACCTTTCGTCTATCCTTCATGTTAAACAAGCGTTTTAATACATTTGATGTATGTTAATTACACGAGATAATATGATTCACCAAAtaggttaaaaagtaaaatcataaaaatactgaactgtgAGGaaattcctaatcaaatggcaaaattaaaagctaaaacacatcatgCAGAACTGTTTATGAATTTACTATAACAACTAACTGACTAAATCAAACTGCCAAAGAGATCAGGGGTTAAAAACCTGGATACAACACTTACTTTAGAACAACAGAagtaaatcaattttaaaatcttatCAACCTTGATAAGCGTTATTtgattcaataaaattgagaatggaaattgggaaagtgtcaaagcgacaacaacccgaccatagagcagacaacagccaaaggccaccaatgggtcttcaatgcagccagaAACTCCCGTTCCCGGAgcgcgtcctttagctggcccctaaacaaatatgcatactagttcagtgataatggacgtcatactaaactccgaattatataaaagaaaaatcataccagactgacaaaggccagaggctcctgactttggacaggggCAAatttgcggcggggttaaacatgttttttgagatctttTTGTAATATCAACTGACCTGGACACACTTCTAAGGTACAGATCACGGAGGCTGTACAAGAACCAATACAACCTTGTCCATTGTTAGAATCTGGTGGGCTTTCACAACTTCTCTTTCTATATCTTATACCATTACCACATGTGACAGAACATGTTTACCTACCTGGACACATTTCTAAGGTGCAGATCACATAGACTGTACAAGAACCAATACAACCTTGTCCATTGGTAGAAGCTGGTGGGCTGTCACAAGTTCTTTTTCTATATCTAATACCATTACCACATGTGACAGAACATGGTCCAGTCGACCAGAAACCCCACTGACCATCAACTTTAATAGATGaaactttatttcaatttgttttcaaatcgTATCTACATATTTGATATTTGACAGCATTGTTGTTTCAAAACTTTCATATTCTTAGTATTACACAATGTTGattaatgagagaaaaaaaggtaaatacgATTTAACGTTGAACAAACTTTTTTACACAGATATGGGTTTTATTTTGAATCCCGTACAAACAAATACCTGGACAATCAATAAGGCTGCAATCCGATGTATCTACACTCGACCCATTACATGTTTGGCCACCCGCAGAAGGAACTGGACTGTCACATGATCGATTTCTGGAAAGAATGCCGTTTCCACATGTAACCGAACATATTGGGTTCGACCAGGAGCCCCATCCGCCGTCaactataaaaatatataaagattatCAAAGTATCtcttaattttattatgaataataaatgtatgtttctttacaatcttttagttgatttttttcacattttacagGGAACTTATCTTACAAAAAATGTCTTAAATGTCTTAAATGGCATGTTTTTAATGTCAATGCTTGTAATTTATGAATACTTTGTAACTCACATGAATCCACAGTGTTATGTTTGGTATGGTATTACATAATGATATTACCTATATAATAAAGTTCAacatataatatatgttataGTAGAATTAGAGATTCAGGTGATATACCACCTTTAAATTGTGATATAACCAATAACTTTGAttcattaatttttaaaacagacatGGATTTCATTTTGAAACTCGTACAAACAAATACCTGGACAATCTCTTGAGCTGCAATCCGATGTTTCTACACTCGATCCATTACATGTTTCGCCACCCGCAGAAGGAACTGGACTGTCACAAGATCGGTTTCTGGATTGAATACCGTTTCCACATGTCACGGAACATGTTGGGTTCGACCATAAGCCCCATCCGCCGTcaactttcaaaaataaataaattctatcTAACTGATCCCTTAATTTTATGTTgaataacaaataaatgtttcTTTACAATTTTTTAGTTGATTATCCACATTTTACAAGGAACTTATATTACATAGAGATGTCCTAAATGTATTGAATAGTATGTTTTTATTGTCTATGCTTGTAATCTATGAATACTTTGTAACTCACATGCATCAACAGTGTTATGTGCTTTTATGGTAAAACAAACCTTAGTTTCATTTTAAACCCCGTACAAACAATTACCTGGACAATCTCTTAAGATGCAATCCGATGTATCAACATTCGACCCATTACAAGTTTGGCCACCTAAAGAAGGAACTGGACTGTCACAAGATCGATTTCTGGATTGAATACCGTTTCCACATGTAACCGAACATATTGGGTTCGACCAAGAGCCCCATCCGCCGTCaactataaaaatatataaagattatcaa
This window contains:
- the LOC139499238 gene encoding coadhesin-like is translated as MTDLIDWRSSQTKLRVFEGDCTDFQTSTDLDEIDVSKCPVDGGWGLWSNPTCSVICGNGIQSRNRSCDSPVPSAGGETCNGSSVETSDCSSRDCPVDGGWGSWSNPICSVTCGNGIQSRNRSCDSPVPSLGGQTCNGSNVDTSDCILRDCPVDGGWGLWSNPTCSVTCGNGIQSRNRSCDSPVPSAGGETCNGSSVETSDCSSRDCPVDGGWGSWSNPICSVTCGNGILSRNRSCDSPVPSAGGQTCNGSSVDTSDCSLIDCPVDGQWGFWSTGPCSVTCGNGIRYRKRTCDSPPASTNGQGCIGSCTVYVICTLEMCPESRKMKARKWKRYHGRRLNSRRYHGRRLNSRRYHGRRLNIRRYKNNI